One region of Dryobates pubescens isolate bDryPub1 chromosome 20, bDryPub1.pri, whole genome shotgun sequence genomic DNA includes:
- the LOC104310080 gene encoding nucleoside diphosphate kinase A, whose product MASIAERTFIAIKPDGVQRGLVGDIIKRFEQKGFKLVAMKLIQASEDLLREHYIDLQDRPFYEGLVQYMHSGPVVAMVWEGLNVVKTGRVMLGETNPFDSKPGTIRGDFCVQVGRNIIHGSDSVESAETEINLWFTPEELVDYRSCAHEWIYD is encoded by the exons ATGGCCTCGATTGCCGAGCGCACCTTCATCGCCATCAAACCCGACGGCGTGCAGCGGGGGTTGGTGGGGGACATCATCAAGCGCTTCGAGCAGAAGGGCTTCAAACTGGTGGCCATGAAATTAATTCAG GCCTCTGAAGACCTGCTGAGAGAGCACTACATTGACCTCCAGGACCGGCCCTTCTACGAGGGCCTGGTGCAGTACATGCACTCGGGGCCGGTTGTGGCCATG GTGTGGGAGGGTCTCAACGTGGTGAAGACTGGAAGAGTGATGCTGGGGGAAACAAATCCATTTGACTCCAAGCCTGGCACGATCCGTGGGGACTTCTGTGTTCAAGTGGGAAG gaaCATCATCCATGGAAGTGACTCTGTAGAAAGTGCTGAGACAGAGATCAATTTGTGGTTCACTCCCGAAGAACTGGTGGATTACAGAAGTTGTGCTCATGAATGGATCTATGACTAA
- the LOC128897174 gene encoding nucleoside diphosphate kinase, with the protein MVLREGLRAAAAPDRPQEPSRAAAGGARATGAAGHGPADSCPGPAASAEGPGDRRPALAGPSGAQPPPGPAAAAARPALAGVGGRAPRRAPSPAGPAPKRRRPSGSSSSAQGGSGGRLPALPFSSAAAVRVAAATPASAMAANCERTFIAIKPDGVQRGLVGDIIKRFEQKGFRLVAMKFLHASEDLLKQHYIDLKDRPFYPGLVKYMNSGPVVAMVWEGLNVVKTGRVMLGETNPADSKPGTIRGDFCIQVGRNIIHGSDSVESAQKEINLWFKPAELVDYKSCAHDWIYE; encoded by the exons ATGGTGCTGCGTGAAG GGCTGCGCGCCGCGGCTGCCCCGGACCGGCCGCAAGAGCCCTCCCGGGCGGCTGCCGGGGGAGCCAGGGCGACAGGTGCCGCTGGGCACGGCCCGGCCGACAGCTGCCCCGGGCCGGCTGCCAGCGCCGAGGGGCCCGGGGACAGGCGGCCCGCGCTTGCCGGGCCCTCAGGAGCGCAGCCGCCGccgggcccagcagcagcagcggcgcgGCCCGCCCTGGCCGGTGTGGGTGGGCGGGCGCCGCGgcgagcccccagccccgccggGCCCGCCCCCAAGCGCCGCAGGCCGAgcggcagctcctcctctgcgCAGGGCGGATCCGGCGGCCGcctgcctgctcttcctttctcttcggCGGCTGCGGTGCGGGTGGCAGCGGCAACTCCGGCGAG CGCGATGGCTGCCAACTGCGAGCGCACCTTCATCGCCATCAAGCCCGACGGCGTGCAGCGCGGGCTGGTGGGGGACATCATCAAGCGCTTCGAGCAGAAGGGCTTCAGACTGGTGGCCATGAAGTTCCTGCAC GCCTCTGAAGACCTTCTCAAACAACACTACATTGACCTCAAGGACCGACCATTCTACCCTGGGCTGGTTAAATACATGAACTCTGGACCTGTTGTGGCCATG gTATGGGAAGGACTCAATGTGGTTAAAACTGGGAGAGTCATGCTGGGGGAAACAAACCCTGCAGACTCCAAGCCTGGCACCATTCGCGGTGACTTCTGCATTCAAGTAGGAAG GAACATCATCCATGGCAGTGACTCAGTGGAGAgtgcacagaaggagatcaaCCTCTGGTTCAAGCCTGCGGAGCTGGTTGACTACAAGTCCTGTGCACATGACTGGATCTATGAGTGA